A region from the Acidimicrobiales bacterium genome encodes:
- a CDS encoding aminotransferase class I/II-fold pyridoxal phosphate-dependent enzyme yields MEFRRINSLPPYVFTIIDSLKVEARQRGVDVIDLGFGNPDLPSPEIAVEKLAEAAHNTRNHRYSASRGIPKLREAIATYYAKRFGVELDPDTEVINTIGAKEGFSHLMWTLLQPGDAALVPSPSYPIHIYGPLLAGADIREVPLGTGSEFFDNLREAWAYSWPKPRVIVMSFPHNPTTTCVDLDFMQKVVDFAREHEVVVVHDNAYADLGFDGYRPPSILQAEGAKEVAVELYSMTKSFSMAGWRVAFLVGRADVIAALGKLKSYLDYGTFQPIQIAATVTLNELPDFPTEVNEVYQGRRDALCEGLNRIGWEIEPPQGTMFAWAPIPEPYRDMGSVEFASFLVREAHVAVSPGVGFGHGGDGHVRFALIENEQRTLQAIRNLRRALTRLDG; encoded by the coding sequence AGGTCGAGGCCCGGCAGCGGGGCGTCGACGTGATCGACCTCGGGTTCGGCAACCCCGACCTCCCGTCGCCCGAGATCGCCGTGGAGAAGCTGGCCGAGGCGGCGCACAACACCCGCAACCACCGCTATTCCGCGAGCCGGGGCATCCCCAAGCTGCGCGAGGCGATCGCCACCTACTACGCCAAGCGGTTCGGGGTCGAGCTCGACCCGGACACCGAGGTGATCAACACCATCGGCGCCAAGGAGGGCTTCTCGCACCTCATGTGGACGCTGCTCCAGCCCGGTGACGCCGCGCTCGTGCCGTCGCCGTCCTACCCCATCCACATCTACGGGCCGCTGCTCGCCGGGGCCGACATCCGTGAGGTCCCCCTCGGCACGGGGAGCGAGTTCTTCGACAACCTCCGCGAGGCGTGGGCCTACTCCTGGCCCAAGCCCCGCGTGATCGTGATGTCGTTCCCCCACAACCCCACCACGACCTGCGTCGACCTCGACTTCATGCAGAAGGTCGTGGACTTCGCCCGGGAGCACGAGGTGGTCGTCGTCCACGACAACGCCTACGCCGACCTCGGCTTCGACGGGTACCGACCGCCCTCGATCCTGCAGGCCGAGGGGGCCAAAGAGGTCGCCGTCGAGCTCTACTCGATGACGAAGTCCTTCTCGATGGCCGGGTGGCGGGTCGCCTTCCTGGTCGGACGGGCCGACGTCATCGCCGCGCTCGGCAAGCTCAAGAGCTACCTCGACTACGGCACGTTCCAGCCCATCCAGATCGCCGCGACCGTCACGCTCAACGAGCTCCCCGACTTCCCGACCGAGGTGAACGAGGTCTACCAGGGCCGCCGCGACGCCCTGTGCGAAGGGCTGAACCGGATCGGCTGGGAGATCGAGCCCCCGCAGGGCACGATGTTCGCCTGGGCCCCGATCCCCGAGCCGTATCGGGACATGGGCTCCGTCGAGTTCGCGTCGTTCCTGGTCCGGGAGGCCCACGTGGCGGTGTCGCCGGGCGTCGGGTTCGGTCACGGGGGTGACGGTCACGTGCGGTTCGCGCTGATCGAGAACGAGCAGCGAACCCTCCAGGCGATCCGCAACCTGCGGCGGGCACTCACCCGTCTCGACGGCTGA